Within the Butyrivibrio sp. AE3004 genome, the region TCCGGCTCAGGCTCCGGTGTAGGAGCAACTTCGTTCTGGTCTTCCGATTGACCTGGTTGAAGCTCATGATCTTTTACCTGATCTTCAGAGGTCTTTTCTTTTTTACTATCCTTTTTGTCATCCTTCTTTTCTTCCTGTTTTGAAGTGGAAGAGGAAGTACTGGTTGTGGTATCTTCCGCAGCAGGCTCAACCTGACTGGGAGTTTCATTAGCAGGTGCTTCCGCAGATGGTGCGACAGTTGCAGGAGTTTGCTCCGGCTCTGCTACAACTACAGGAGCGGGCGTTACTACGCTACCGGAAGCAGTGTTGGTTTCAGACTTTTTGTTCTGTTTCTTTTTCTGATCTGCTTTTTCCTTTGATGGCTCAATAGTGTAATGCTTTTCACTGTCTGTTGATTCCGCTACTTTCTGGTCTTTTGTATCATAAGGAGCAGGTGATATTTCGGAAGCAGTCTTTTGAGTTTCTAAAGCAGGTGCAACCGTAACCATTGGTTGCTCGGGTTTTGACTCCTGTTCTGTAATGGTCTTAACAATTGTCCCTACAGAAAGAGAAGCATATTCAGTTATATCATCATCATTCTCGGAACTCTTGTTGTTATCTTTTACCAGTGCTGCGTATCTTCCTGTACTAAGTCCTTTGTCGGAAGCAGTGGTTCTTTCGTTTATGCTGGATTCAAGCACACAAAGATCTATAAGTTCGTCTTCTTTTTCAATAGCTGCAGTGACGGTATCCTTGATAACCGCACTGGATTCTTCCTTGTCACTTACTACGTCTACAAGTACTGATCTTTCATCGCCATTAAGGTAATCATTATCCTTAAGTACGGAAATGGTTATACTTATGGCATCGCTTATTTTTGTTTTTTTTTCAACCTTCTGCTTTTTGAGCTCATCAACAATTGGCTGAGCATCTTCGTTTAACGCACTTACCGAAATTACTTTTTCATTGCGGTTAAGTGCATACTCAATTGAAGGGTTAACATCCATTGTGACATATGATACGTCTCTTGCATCCTTTACAGCTTCCATGCCAACAACAGAGCAGAAGAGTACACTGGCAGCTGCTGCTATAGGAGCAATGTAACGCATAATGCGTACACCCTTGTAGTTCTTGTGTTCTACACACACATTTCCGGGGCCTACATCCACCTGCACATCAGAGCCGATTTCATAGACTCCCTTTAGTTGTCTGAAGATTCCGTCTTCACATAAGACTGCGCTCATGTGACCTCTGGAATCCAGTACCGTCGCTTTCATTCGTTTCTTACCTTTCTGCTCATTTTTTTAGATATTCAGATAAAAGAGGATAATCCCCGGTAAGTATTTCAATCGATGCAATGAGGTATCTTCTGTATTTATCTATGATTTTTTTGCTGATTCCCGACGCACTTGCAAGATCCATGACCGGCAGGGTATGGTTCTTTTTATATCTGTTTAAAAGATC harbors:
- a CDS encoding anti-sigma-I factor RsgI family protein — its product is MKATVLDSRGHMSAVLCEDGIFRQLKGVYEIGSDVQVDVGPGNVCVEHKNYKGVRIMRYIAPIAAAASVLFCSVVGMEAVKDARDVSYVTMDVNPSIEYALNRNEKVISVSALNEDAQPIVDELKKQKVEKKTKISDAISITISVLKDNDYLNGDERSVLVDVVSDKEESSAVIKDTVTAAIEKEDELIDLCVLESSINERTTASDKGLSTGRYAALVKDNNKSSENDDDITEYASLSVGTIVKTITEQESKPEQPMVTVAPALETQKTASEISPAPYDTKDQKVAESTDSEKHYTIEPSKEKADQKKKQNKKSETNTASGSVVTPAPVVVAEPEQTPATVAPSAEAPANETPSQVEPAAEDTTTSTSSSTSKQEEKKDDKKDSKKEKTSEDQVKDHELQPGQSEDQNEVAPTPEPEPEPAPTPEPEPTPEPEPEPAPEPAPTPEPNEGTGEVATVDPESGTGEAQTTDANGESIVPPAPEPIPTPEPEPTPEPAPAPEPEPTPEPAPAPEPAPTPEPTPTPEPAPTPAPEPAPAPEPAPTPEPTPSPETVNTPAPSFEEPVVIDMAPPVDPFTDINE